A stretch of Blattabacterium cuenoti DNA encodes these proteins:
- the fabG gene encoding 3-oxoacyl-[acyl-carrier-protein] reductase produces MKLLNGKIAIVTGGSGDIGRSIVKTFYKHGANIIFTFFSSEKEAKQLAFELKSSVEAYQIDLSNLSSSENLVKKVIKKYGSIDILVNNAGIIKDNFLLKISKEDWDSVIKTNLYSVFNLTKYAIYPMIKQKKGSIINMSSVIGITGNIGQSNYAASKAGIIGFTKSIARELGKKNIRCNAIAPGYITTKLNSHLQSKIKKNWIKNIPLKRPGTPQDIANCTLFLASDLSNYITGSVLNVNGGLI; encoded by the coding sequence ATGAAATTATTAAATGGAAAAATAGCTATAGTTACAGGTGGATCTGGAGATATAGGAAGATCCATCGTAAAAACTTTTTATAAACATGGAGCCAATATTATTTTTACATTTTTTTCATCTGAAAAAGAAGCAAAACAATTGGCTTTTGAACTAAAAAGTTCGGTAGAAGCATATCAAATTGATCTTTCAAATTTAAGTTCATCCGAAAATTTAGTAAAAAAAGTTATAAAAAAATATGGAAGTATAGATATATTGGTAAATAATGCCGGTATTATAAAAGATAATTTTTTACTAAAAATATCAAAAGAAGATTGGGATTCTGTAATAAAGACTAATTTATATTCTGTTTTTAATTTAACCAAATATGCTATTTATCCAATGATAAAACAAAAAAAAGGAAGTATCATAAATATGAGTTCTGTTATAGGAATAACAGGAAATATTGGACAATCTAATTATGCAGCATCTAAAGCAGGAATTATTGGGTTTACTAAATCTATAGCTAGAGAATTAGGTAAAAAAAATATTCGTTGTAATGCTATAGCTCCTGGATATATTACTACAAAATTGAATTCTCATCTTCAATCTAAAATAAAAAAAAATTGGATAAAAAACATTCCATTAAAAAGACCAGGAACCCCTCAAGATATAGCTAATTGCACTTTATTTTTAGCTTCAGATTTATCTAATTATATTACTGGTAGTGTTTTAAATGTGAATGGAGGACTCATTTAA
- the menD gene encoding 2-succinyl-5-enolpyruvyl-6-hydroxy-3-cyclohexene-1-carboxylic-acid synthase, whose product MYSNKKIVQSLGEILKAKSIFNIVISPGSRNAPIIIHFTQYNIFNTYSIVDERCAAFFALGIAQNIKKPVVLSCTSGSAVVNYYPAVTEAFYQRIPLILITADRPKEIVNVFEGQSIHQENIFHHHVEISVQLTENESKSSLWYNDRLINESINKCIFKKKPIHINIPFSEPLYKTTDRLQVKPKIIKTIPIKNYIEKPKYYEKEKYLWNKYKKKMILLGLFYPEKNMKNILRKLSIDPSIVIFTETTSHIYGKLFFSNIDQLIFSMTIQEWKNLKPHILLTIGINIISKKIKFFLRKFPPVYHWHIGSNYENYPDTYYKLTTYWPINPELFFKIFYNNSIYQCTSDYRYKWDQLRKKRIKKHKFFLKKEKSFSDLKVLFFVFKTIPNNSILQLGNSMIIRYYQLFEKKKCTIQSYCNRGTSGIDGCVSTAIGTSVSSKKRVTLIIGDISFFYDSNALWNNYIPKNFRIILINNRGGNIFRFISTKKLPKITLNFFETKHIFSAEKICEMYNWEYEKVSNQSSLKKSLSSFWKESDFPCLLEINTYKYNNSKILKKYLSYLSS is encoded by the coding sequence ATGTATTCAAATAAAAAAATTGTACAAAGTTTAGGTGAAATTTTAAAAGCAAAATCGATATTTAATATCGTAATATCTCCAGGATCTAGAAATGCCCCTATTATTATACATTTTACGCAATACAATATTTTTAATACCTATAGCATTGTAGATGAACGTTGTGCTGCTTTTTTTGCCTTAGGAATTGCACAAAACATAAAAAAACCTGTAGTTCTTAGTTGTACATCTGGATCTGCTGTTGTTAATTATTATCCAGCAGTTACAGAAGCCTTTTATCAAAGAATTCCACTTATTTTGATTACTGCAGATCGTCCAAAAGAAATCGTAAATGTATTTGAAGGACAATCTATTCATCAGGAAAATATTTTTCATCATCATGTAGAAATATCTGTTCAACTTACAGAAAATGAATCTAAATCATCTTTATGGTACAATGATAGATTAATTAATGAATCCATAAACAAATGTATTTTTAAAAAAAAACCTATACATATTAATATTCCTTTTTCAGAACCACTTTATAAAACTACAGATCGTTTACAAGTAAAACCTAAAATTATAAAAACTATTCCTATAAAAAATTATATTGAAAAACCTAAATATTATGAAAAAGAAAAATATCTATGGAATAAATATAAAAAAAAAATGATTTTATTAGGATTATTTTATCCAGAAAAAAATATGAAAAATATTTTAAGAAAATTAAGTATAGATCCTTCTATTGTTATTTTTACGGAAACTACTTCTCATATATATGGAAAACTTTTTTTCTCAAATATAGATCAACTTATTTTTAGTATGACCATTCAAGAATGGAAAAATCTAAAACCTCATATTTTACTAACTATAGGAATAAATATTATATCCAAAAAAATAAAATTCTTTTTAAGAAAATTTCCACCAGTATATCATTGGCATATAGGAAGTAATTATGAAAATTATCCAGATACTTATTATAAATTAACCACTTATTGGCCTATAAATCCAGAATTATTTTTTAAAATTTTTTATAATAATTCTATTTATCAATGTACTTCAGACTATAGATATAAGTGGGATCAGTTAAGAAAAAAAAGAATAAAAAAACATAAATTTTTTTTAAAAAAAGAAAAAAGTTTTTCAGATCTAAAAGTCCTTTTTTTTGTGTTTAAAACTATTCCTAATAATTCTATTCTTCAATTAGGAAATAGTATGATAATAAGATATTATCAACTTTTTGAAAAAAAAAAATGTACTATTCAATCTTATTGTAATCGTGGAACTTCAGGAATAGACGGATGTGTTTCAACTGCTATAGGTACTTCGGTAAGTAGTAAAAAAAGAGTTACATTAATTATTGGAGATATAAGTTTTTTTTATGATAGCAATGCTTTATGGAATAATTATATTCCAAAAAATTTCAGAATTATACTTATAAACAATAGAGGAGGGAATATTTTTCGATTTATATCAACAAAAAAATTACCTAAAATAACATTGAATTTTTTCGAAACAAAACATATTTTTTCTGCAGAAAAAATATGTGAAATGTATAACTGGGAATATGAAAAAGTATCCAATCAATCTTCATTAAAAAAAAGTTTATCTTCTTTTTGGAAAGAATCAGATTTTCCTTGTTTATTGGAAATAAATACTTATAAATATAATAATTCAAAAATTTTGAAAAAATATTTATCTTATTTATCTTCTTAA
- a CDS encoding SanA/YdcF family protein, whose product MCFLEKIKRIFFIIISSILFCYFGISLWSVKKNYDYIDYIPYNTFGVVLGTSKYLHGGGINVYFKYRMDAVLFLFHHKKIRYIIVSGDNIDKNYNEPNMMKNELIKKGISSHFIYEDFYGINTLHSIFRVYKIFNQKKFTIISQKFHNERAIFIGNCLGLDVIGFNAKSLSFDSKMHIREILSRIKVLWDIFLITLRR is encoded by the coding sequence TTGTGTTTTTTAGAAAAAATTAAACGCATATTTTTTATTATAATTTCATCTATTCTTTTTTGTTATTTTGGAATCAGCTTATGGTCAGTAAAAAAGAATTACGATTATATAGATTATATTCCATATAATACATTTGGAGTAGTTCTTGGTACTTCAAAATATTTACATGGAGGAGGGATAAATGTTTATTTTAAGTATAGAATGGATGCAGTTTTATTTCTTTTTCATCACAAAAAAATACGTTATATCATTGTAAGCGGGGATAATATAGATAAAAATTATAACGAACCGAATATGATGAAAAATGAATTGATAAAAAAAGGAATTTCTTCTCATTTTATATATGAGGATTTTTATGGAATTAACACTTTACACTCAATTTTTAGAGTTTATAAAATTTTTAATCAAAAAAAGTTTACGATTATATCTCAAAAATTTCATAATGAAAGAGCTATTTTTATTGGAAATTGTTTAGGATTAGATGTTATTGGATTTAATGCTAAAAGTCTGTCTTTTGACAGTAAAATGCACATAAGAGAAATTCTTTCTAGAATTAAAGTTTTATGGGATATTTTTCTTATAACATTAAGAAGATAA